Proteins from a genomic interval of Hippocampus zosterae strain Florida chromosome 14, ASM2543408v3, whole genome shotgun sequence:
- the eml1 gene encoding echinoderm microtubule-associated protein-like 1 isoform X6 encodes MEDGFSSYSSLYDTTSLLQFCNDDSASASSSMEVADRIASLEQRVQMQEDEIQLLKSALADVVRRLNASEEQQAMSSRRGPTKEPALMRKSPSADSHVGKSARPMIATLPLRPSVNNGTILPKKGGGTLPSPSGSGSRKDTSTASTRSTVRRANSNEHVGSLTRKDSGNSKGNRTRAGSTGSNSSGKRSDSKQRDPVFNAGMRRVTHCKEEGYVKMYLKGRPITMFMPKDQVDGYCLEARADLPASKLKLDWVYGYRGRDCRSNLYLLPTGETVYFIASVVVLFNVDEQLQRHYTGHTDDIKCLAVHPDKITIATGQVAGTSLEGKLAPHIRVWDSVSLNTLHVLGAAYFERALVCLAFSKSNGGNTLCVVDDSNDHVLSVWDWQREDRLAEVKTSNDTVFAADFHPTDSNILVTCGKSHLHFWSLETGMLVKKQGLFEKQEKPKFVLCVTFAENGDAITGDSSGNILVWGKGTNRISHVIHGAHEGSIFALCMLRNGTLVTGGKDCRLISWDSSYQQIQTVEVPDLFGPIRTVAEGRGESVLIGTTKNFVLQGSLDGEFVPITQGHTDELWGLAVHPCRPYFLTCGYDRQVCMWDSSSHQLIWSKNMEDTAQSADFHPSGTVVAIGTQIGRWLVLDTDSKDLVTVHTDGNEQLSVISFGRDGNFLAIGSHDSYIYIYAVAENGRKYSRVGKCSGHSSFITHLDWSVDSQYLVSNSGDYEILYWIPSVCKQVVSMETIRDIEWATHSCTLGFQVFGMWSDGSDGTDINAGSRSNDKSLLATGDDFGKVHLFSFPCSQFRAPSHVYGGHSSHVTNVTFLYNDSCLVSTGGKDMSVMQWRIV; translated from the exons ATGACAGCGCGTCAGCATCAAGCAGCATGGAGGTTGCCGACCGCATCGCCTCCCTGGAGCAGAGGGTCCAGATGCAGGAGGACGAGATCCAGCTGCTCAAGTCCGCTCTGGCCGACGTGGTTCGCCGGCTCAACGCGTCTGAGGAGCAGCAGGCCATGAGCTCACGTCGAGGGCCAACCAAAG AGCCTGCTTTGATGAGAAAGTCTCCCTCGGCTGACAGCCATGTTGGGAAGTCAG CCCGGCCAATGATCGCCACCCTTCCGTTAAGACCCTCGGTGAACAACGGCACCATCCTACCAAAGAAAGGCGGTGGCACTCTGCCCTCCCCATCTGGGTCTGGATCCAGGAAAGACACGAGCACAGCATCCACCAGGAG CACGGTGAGGAGAGCCAATTCCAATGAGCACGTTGGGTCCCTCACGCGGAAAGATTCGGGCAACTCCAAGGGCAACCGAACTCGTGCGGGGTCCACTGGCAGCAATTCCAGTGGCAAAAGAAGTGACAG CAAGCAGAGGGACCCAGTGTTCAATGCAG GGATGCGACGTGTGACACACTGCAAAG aGGAAGGTtatgtgaaaatgtatttgaaggGCCGTCCCATTACCATGTTCATGCCCAAAGACCAAGTGGATGGCTACTGTCTGGAAGCGAGAGCAGACCTTCCGGCCAGCAAGCTCAAACTGGACTGGGt ATACGGTTACCGCGGTCGAGACTGCCGCTCAAATCTTTACTTGTTGCCCACTGGAGAAACTGTGTACTTCATTGCCTCTGTGGTTGTCCTCTTCAATGTGGACGAGCAGCTGCAGAGACACTACACTGGACACACGGACGATATCAAATG CTTGGCAGTCCACCCCGATAAAATCACCATAGCGACCGGGCAGGTGGCGGGTACGTCTTTAGAGGGGAAA TTGGCGCCACATATTCGCGTGTGGGACTCGGTCAGCCTCAACACCCTCCACGTTCTGGGAGCCGCTTACTTTGAGCGAGCCCTCGTCTGCTTGGCTTTCTCTAAGTCG aatgGAGGAAACACATTGTGTGTTGTTGACGACTCTAATGACCATGTGCTGTCCGTATGGGACTGGCAGCGAGAAGACAGACTGGCTGAGGTCAAG ACATCCAACGACACGGTGTTTGCTGCAGACTTTCACCCGACTGACAGCAACATCCTGGTGACCTGCGGCAAGTCGCATCTCCATTTTTGGAGCTTGGAAACAGGCATGCTGGTCAAAAAGCAAGGACTTTTTGAG AAACAGGAGAAGCCCAAGTTCGTTTTATGTGTGACCTTCGCAGAAAATGGAGATGCCATCACTGGGGACTCAAGTGGAAACATCTTGGTGTGGGGAAAAG GCACTAATCGCATCAGCCACGTCATCCATGGAGCTCACGAAGGCAGCATCTTTGCCCTGTGCATGCTGAGGAATGGCACTCTGGTGACTGGAGGCAAAGACTGCCGCCTCATCTCCTGGGACAGCAGCTACCAGCAGATCCAAACAGTGGAG GTGCCAGATTTGTTTGGTCCTATCCGGACTGTCGCAGAGGGCAGAGGGGAGTCTGTTCTCATTGGAACCACAAAGAACTTTGTTTTGCAAGGCAGCTTGGATGGAGAGTTTGTGCCGATTACTCAG GGTCACACTGATGAGTTGTGGGGTCTGGCCGTACATCCCTGTAGGCCCTATTTTCTCACATGTGGCTATGATAGGCAAGTCTGTATGTGGGATTCCAGTTCACATCAGCTGATCTGGAGTAAAAACATGGAA GACACTGCCCAGTCAGCAGACTTCCACCCATCTGGAACTGTTGTTGCAATAGGAACCCAGATTGGCAG GTGGCTGGTACTGGACACTGACTCAAAGGATTTAGTCACGGTGCACACAGATGGAAATGAGCAACTTTCTGTGATAAGCTTTGGTCGAG ATGGCAACTTCCTGGCCATCGGCTCTCATGACAGCTACATCTATATCTATGCCGTGGCAGAAAATGGCAGGAAGTACAGCAGAGTGGGGAAGTGCTCA GGTCACTCGAGTTTCATCACCCACCTGGACTGGTCGGTCGACTCCCAGTACCTGGTGTCTAACTCAGGAGACTACGAGATACTGTACT GGATCCCCTCCGTGTGCAAACAGGTGGTCAGCATGGAGACCATCAGAGATATTGAATGGGCCACACACAGCTGCACTCTAGGCTTTCAGGTGTTTg GCATGTGGTCTGATGGCTCGGACGGCACCGACATCAATGCTGGCAGCAGATCCAATGATAAGAGCCTCCTCGCTACCGGGGACGACTTTGGGAAGGTCCACCTCTTCTCCTTCCCCTGTTCTCAGTTCAGG GCTCCCAGCCATGTTTATGGAGGCCACAGCAGCCACGTGACCAACGTGACCTTCCTGTATAACGACAGCTGCCTGGTGTCGACTGGGGGGAAGGACATGAGTGTGATGCAATGGAGGATAGTTTGA
- the eml1 gene encoding echinoderm microtubule-associated protein-like 1 isoform X5, translated as MSDCEGLPLDDSASASSSMEVADRIASLEQRVQMQEDEIQLLKSALADVVRRLNASEEQQAMSSRRGPTKEPALMRKSPSADSHVGKSARPMIATLPLRPSVNNGTILPKKGGGTLPSPSGSGSRKDTSTASTRSLSPLSLPSRILSPLLSTVRRANSNEHVGSLTRKDSGNSKGNRTRAGSTGSNSSGKRSDSKQRDPVFNAGMRRVTHCKEEGYVKMYLKGRPITMFMPKDQVDGYCLEARADLPASKLKLDWVYGYRGRDCRSNLYLLPTGETVYFIASVVVLFNVDEQLQRHYTGHTDDIKCLAVHPDKITIATGQVAGTSLEGKLAPHIRVWDSVSLNTLHVLGAAYFERALVCLAFSKSNGGNTLCVVDDSNDHVLSVWDWQREDRLAEVKTSNDTVFAADFHPTDSNILVTCGKSHLHFWSLETGMLVKKQGLFEKQEKPKFVLCVTFAENGDAITGDSSGNILVWGKGTNRISHVIHGAHEGSIFALCMLRNGTLVTGGKDCRLISWDSSYQQIQTVEVPDLFGPIRTVAEGRGESVLIGTTKNFVLQGSLDGEFVPITQGHTDELWGLAVHPCRPYFLTCGYDRQVCMWDSSSHQLIWSKNMEDTAQSADFHPSGTVVAIGTQIGRWLVLDTDSKDLVTVHTDGNEQLSVISFGRDGNFLAIGSHDSYIYIYAVAENGRKYSRVGKCSGHSSFITHLDWSVDSQYLVSNSGDYEILYWIPSVCKQVVSMETIRDIEWATHSCTLGFQVFGMWSDGSDGTDINAGSRSNDKSLLATGDDFGKVHLFSFPCSQFRAPSHVYGGHSSHVTNVTFLYNDSCLVSTGGKDMSVMQWRIV; from the exons ATGACAGCGCGTCAGCATCAAGCAGCATGGAGGTTGCCGACCGCATCGCCTCCCTGGAGCAGAGGGTCCAGATGCAGGAGGACGAGATCCAGCTGCTCAAGTCCGCTCTGGCCGACGTGGTTCGCCGGCTCAACGCGTCTGAGGAGCAGCAGGCCATGAGCTCACGTCGAGGGCCAACCAAAG AGCCTGCTTTGATGAGAAAGTCTCCCTCGGCTGACAGCCATGTTGGGAAGTCAG CCCGGCCAATGATCGCCACCCTTCCGTTAAGACCCTCGGTGAACAACGGCACCATCCTACCAAAGAAAGGCGGTGGCACTCTGCCCTCCCCATCTGGGTCTGGATCCAGGAAAGACACGAGCACAGCATCCACCAGGAG TTTGTCTCCTTTGTCTCTGCCGTCCAGAATTCTTTCACCGCTGCTCAG CACGGTGAGGAGAGCCAATTCCAATGAGCACGTTGGGTCCCTCACGCGGAAAGATTCGGGCAACTCCAAGGGCAACCGAACTCGTGCGGGGTCCACTGGCAGCAATTCCAGTGGCAAAAGAAGTGACAG CAAGCAGAGGGACCCAGTGTTCAATGCAG GGATGCGACGTGTGACACACTGCAAAG aGGAAGGTtatgtgaaaatgtatttgaaggGCCGTCCCATTACCATGTTCATGCCCAAAGACCAAGTGGATGGCTACTGTCTGGAAGCGAGAGCAGACCTTCCGGCCAGCAAGCTCAAACTGGACTGGGt ATACGGTTACCGCGGTCGAGACTGCCGCTCAAATCTTTACTTGTTGCCCACTGGAGAAACTGTGTACTTCATTGCCTCTGTGGTTGTCCTCTTCAATGTGGACGAGCAGCTGCAGAGACACTACACTGGACACACGGACGATATCAAATG CTTGGCAGTCCACCCCGATAAAATCACCATAGCGACCGGGCAGGTGGCGGGTACGTCTTTAGAGGGGAAA TTGGCGCCACATATTCGCGTGTGGGACTCGGTCAGCCTCAACACCCTCCACGTTCTGGGAGCCGCTTACTTTGAGCGAGCCCTCGTCTGCTTGGCTTTCTCTAAGTCG aatgGAGGAAACACATTGTGTGTTGTTGACGACTCTAATGACCATGTGCTGTCCGTATGGGACTGGCAGCGAGAAGACAGACTGGCTGAGGTCAAG ACATCCAACGACACGGTGTTTGCTGCAGACTTTCACCCGACTGACAGCAACATCCTGGTGACCTGCGGCAAGTCGCATCTCCATTTTTGGAGCTTGGAAACAGGCATGCTGGTCAAAAAGCAAGGACTTTTTGAG AAACAGGAGAAGCCCAAGTTCGTTTTATGTGTGACCTTCGCAGAAAATGGAGATGCCATCACTGGGGACTCAAGTGGAAACATCTTGGTGTGGGGAAAAG GCACTAATCGCATCAGCCACGTCATCCATGGAGCTCACGAAGGCAGCATCTTTGCCCTGTGCATGCTGAGGAATGGCACTCTGGTGACTGGAGGCAAAGACTGCCGCCTCATCTCCTGGGACAGCAGCTACCAGCAGATCCAAACAGTGGAG GTGCCAGATTTGTTTGGTCCTATCCGGACTGTCGCAGAGGGCAGAGGGGAGTCTGTTCTCATTGGAACCACAAAGAACTTTGTTTTGCAAGGCAGCTTGGATGGAGAGTTTGTGCCGATTACTCAG GGTCACACTGATGAGTTGTGGGGTCTGGCCGTACATCCCTGTAGGCCCTATTTTCTCACATGTGGCTATGATAGGCAAGTCTGTATGTGGGATTCCAGTTCACATCAGCTGATCTGGAGTAAAAACATGGAA GACACTGCCCAGTCAGCAGACTTCCACCCATCTGGAACTGTTGTTGCAATAGGAACCCAGATTGGCAG GTGGCTGGTACTGGACACTGACTCAAAGGATTTAGTCACGGTGCACACAGATGGAAATGAGCAACTTTCTGTGATAAGCTTTGGTCGAG ATGGCAACTTCCTGGCCATCGGCTCTCATGACAGCTACATCTATATCTATGCCGTGGCAGAAAATGGCAGGAAGTACAGCAGAGTGGGGAAGTGCTCA GGTCACTCGAGTTTCATCACCCACCTGGACTGGTCGGTCGACTCCCAGTACCTGGTGTCTAACTCAGGAGACTACGAGATACTGTACT GGATCCCCTCCGTGTGCAAACAGGTGGTCAGCATGGAGACCATCAGAGATATTGAATGGGCCACACACAGCTGCACTCTAGGCTTTCAGGTGTTTg GCATGTGGTCTGATGGCTCGGACGGCACCGACATCAATGCTGGCAGCAGATCCAATGATAAGAGCCTCCTCGCTACCGGGGACGACTTTGGGAAGGTCCACCTCTTCTCCTTCCCCTGTTCTCAGTTCAGG GCTCCCAGCCATGTTTATGGAGGCCACAGCAGCCACGTGACCAACGTGACCTTCCTGTATAACGACAGCTGCCTGGTGTCGACTGGGGGGAAGGACATGAGTGTGATGCAATGGAGGATAGTTTGA
- the eml1 gene encoding echinoderm microtubule-associated protein-like 1 isoform X1, translated as MEDGFSSYSSLYDTTSLLQFCNDDSASASSSMEVADRIASLEQRVQMQEDEIQLLKSALADVVRRLNASEEQQAMSSRRGPTKEPALMRKSPSADSHVGKSARPMIATLPLRPSVNNGTILPKKGGGTLPSPSGSGSRKDTSTASTRSLSPLSLPSRILSPLLSTVRRANSNEHVGSLTRKDSGNSKGNRTRAGSTGSNSSGKRSDSKQRDPVFNAGMRRVTHCKEEGYVKMYLKGRPITMFMPKDQVDGYCLEARADLPASKLKLDWVYGYRGRDCRSNLYLLPTGETVYFIASVVVLFNVDEQLQRHYTGHTDDIKCLAVHPDKITIATGQVAGTSLEGKLAPHIRVWDSVSLNTLHVLGAAYFERALVCLAFSKSNGGNTLCVVDDSNDHVLSVWDWQREDRLAEVKTSNDTVFAADFHPTDSNILVTCGKSHLHFWSLETGMLVKKQGLFEKQEKPKFVLCVTFAENGDAITGDSSGNILVWGKGTNRISHVIHGAHEGSIFALCMLRNGTLVTGGKDCRLISWDSSYQQIQTVEVPDLFGPIRTVAEGRGESVLIGTTKNFVLQGSLDGEFVPITQGHTDELWGLAVHPCRPYFLTCGYDRQVCMWDSSSHQLIWSKNMEDTAQSADFHPSGTVVAIGTQIGRWLVLDTDSKDLVTVHTDGNEQLSVISFGRDGNFLAIGSHDSYIYIYAVAENGRKYSRVGKCSGHSSFITHLDWSVDSQYLVSNSGDYEILYWIPSVCKQVVSMETIRDIEWATHSCTLGFQVFGMWSDGSDGTDINAGSRSNDKSLLATGDDFGKVHLFSFPCSQFRAPSHVYGGHSSHVTNVTFLYNDSCLVSTGGKDMSVMQWRIV; from the exons ATGACAGCGCGTCAGCATCAAGCAGCATGGAGGTTGCCGACCGCATCGCCTCCCTGGAGCAGAGGGTCCAGATGCAGGAGGACGAGATCCAGCTGCTCAAGTCCGCTCTGGCCGACGTGGTTCGCCGGCTCAACGCGTCTGAGGAGCAGCAGGCCATGAGCTCACGTCGAGGGCCAACCAAAG AGCCTGCTTTGATGAGAAAGTCTCCCTCGGCTGACAGCCATGTTGGGAAGTCAG CCCGGCCAATGATCGCCACCCTTCCGTTAAGACCCTCGGTGAACAACGGCACCATCCTACCAAAGAAAGGCGGTGGCACTCTGCCCTCCCCATCTGGGTCTGGATCCAGGAAAGACACGAGCACAGCATCCACCAGGAG TTTGTCTCCTTTGTCTCTGCCGTCCAGAATTCTTTCACCGCTGCTCAG CACGGTGAGGAGAGCCAATTCCAATGAGCACGTTGGGTCCCTCACGCGGAAAGATTCGGGCAACTCCAAGGGCAACCGAACTCGTGCGGGGTCCACTGGCAGCAATTCCAGTGGCAAAAGAAGTGACAG CAAGCAGAGGGACCCAGTGTTCAATGCAG GGATGCGACGTGTGACACACTGCAAAG aGGAAGGTtatgtgaaaatgtatttgaaggGCCGTCCCATTACCATGTTCATGCCCAAAGACCAAGTGGATGGCTACTGTCTGGAAGCGAGAGCAGACCTTCCGGCCAGCAAGCTCAAACTGGACTGGGt ATACGGTTACCGCGGTCGAGACTGCCGCTCAAATCTTTACTTGTTGCCCACTGGAGAAACTGTGTACTTCATTGCCTCTGTGGTTGTCCTCTTCAATGTGGACGAGCAGCTGCAGAGACACTACACTGGACACACGGACGATATCAAATG CTTGGCAGTCCACCCCGATAAAATCACCATAGCGACCGGGCAGGTGGCGGGTACGTCTTTAGAGGGGAAA TTGGCGCCACATATTCGCGTGTGGGACTCGGTCAGCCTCAACACCCTCCACGTTCTGGGAGCCGCTTACTTTGAGCGAGCCCTCGTCTGCTTGGCTTTCTCTAAGTCG aatgGAGGAAACACATTGTGTGTTGTTGACGACTCTAATGACCATGTGCTGTCCGTATGGGACTGGCAGCGAGAAGACAGACTGGCTGAGGTCAAG ACATCCAACGACACGGTGTTTGCTGCAGACTTTCACCCGACTGACAGCAACATCCTGGTGACCTGCGGCAAGTCGCATCTCCATTTTTGGAGCTTGGAAACAGGCATGCTGGTCAAAAAGCAAGGACTTTTTGAG AAACAGGAGAAGCCCAAGTTCGTTTTATGTGTGACCTTCGCAGAAAATGGAGATGCCATCACTGGGGACTCAAGTGGAAACATCTTGGTGTGGGGAAAAG GCACTAATCGCATCAGCCACGTCATCCATGGAGCTCACGAAGGCAGCATCTTTGCCCTGTGCATGCTGAGGAATGGCACTCTGGTGACTGGAGGCAAAGACTGCCGCCTCATCTCCTGGGACAGCAGCTACCAGCAGATCCAAACAGTGGAG GTGCCAGATTTGTTTGGTCCTATCCGGACTGTCGCAGAGGGCAGAGGGGAGTCTGTTCTCATTGGAACCACAAAGAACTTTGTTTTGCAAGGCAGCTTGGATGGAGAGTTTGTGCCGATTACTCAG GGTCACACTGATGAGTTGTGGGGTCTGGCCGTACATCCCTGTAGGCCCTATTTTCTCACATGTGGCTATGATAGGCAAGTCTGTATGTGGGATTCCAGTTCACATCAGCTGATCTGGAGTAAAAACATGGAA GACACTGCCCAGTCAGCAGACTTCCACCCATCTGGAACTGTTGTTGCAATAGGAACCCAGATTGGCAG GTGGCTGGTACTGGACACTGACTCAAAGGATTTAGTCACGGTGCACACAGATGGAAATGAGCAACTTTCTGTGATAAGCTTTGGTCGAG ATGGCAACTTCCTGGCCATCGGCTCTCATGACAGCTACATCTATATCTATGCCGTGGCAGAAAATGGCAGGAAGTACAGCAGAGTGGGGAAGTGCTCA GGTCACTCGAGTTTCATCACCCACCTGGACTGGTCGGTCGACTCCCAGTACCTGGTGTCTAACTCAGGAGACTACGAGATACTGTACT GGATCCCCTCCGTGTGCAAACAGGTGGTCAGCATGGAGACCATCAGAGATATTGAATGGGCCACACACAGCTGCACTCTAGGCTTTCAGGTGTTTg GCATGTGGTCTGATGGCTCGGACGGCACCGACATCAATGCTGGCAGCAGATCCAATGATAAGAGCCTCCTCGCTACCGGGGACGACTTTGGGAAGGTCCACCTCTTCTCCTTCCCCTGTTCTCAGTTCAGG GCTCCCAGCCATGTTTATGGAGGCCACAGCAGCCACGTGACCAACGTGACCTTCCTGTATAACGACAGCTGCCTGGTGTCGACTGGGGGGAAGGACATGAGTGTGATGCAATGGAGGATAGTTTGA
- the eml1 gene encoding echinoderm microtubule-associated protein-like 1 isoform X3: protein MEDGFSSYSSLYDTTSLLQFCNDDSASASSSMEVADRIASLEQRVQMQEDEIQLLKSALADVVRRLNASEEQQAMSSRRGPTKEPALMRKSPSADSHVGKSARPMIATLPLRPSVNNGTILPKKGGGTLPSPSGSGSRKDTSTASTRRILSPLLSTVRRANSNEHVGSLTRKDSGNSKGNRTRAGSTGSNSSGKRSDSKQRDPVFNAGMRRVTHCKEEGYVKMYLKGRPITMFMPKDQVDGYCLEARADLPASKLKLDWVYGYRGRDCRSNLYLLPTGETVYFIASVVVLFNVDEQLQRHYTGHTDDIKCLAVHPDKITIATGQVAGTSLEGKLAPHIRVWDSVSLNTLHVLGAAYFERALVCLAFSKSNGGNTLCVVDDSNDHVLSVWDWQREDRLAEVKTSNDTVFAADFHPTDSNILVTCGKSHLHFWSLETGMLVKKQGLFEKQEKPKFVLCVTFAENGDAITGDSSGNILVWGKGTNRISHVIHGAHEGSIFALCMLRNGTLVTGGKDCRLISWDSSYQQIQTVEVPDLFGPIRTVAEGRGESVLIGTTKNFVLQGSLDGEFVPITQGHTDELWGLAVHPCRPYFLTCGYDRQVCMWDSSSHQLIWSKNMEDTAQSADFHPSGTVVAIGTQIGRWLVLDTDSKDLVTVHTDGNEQLSVISFGRDGNFLAIGSHDSYIYIYAVAENGRKYSRVGKCSGHSSFITHLDWSVDSQYLVSNSGDYEILYWIPSVCKQVVSMETIRDIEWATHSCTLGFQVFGMWSDGSDGTDINAGSRSNDKSLLATGDDFGKVHLFSFPCSQFRAPSHVYGGHSSHVTNVTFLYNDSCLVSTGGKDMSVMQWRIV, encoded by the exons ATGACAGCGCGTCAGCATCAAGCAGCATGGAGGTTGCCGACCGCATCGCCTCCCTGGAGCAGAGGGTCCAGATGCAGGAGGACGAGATCCAGCTGCTCAAGTCCGCTCTGGCCGACGTGGTTCGCCGGCTCAACGCGTCTGAGGAGCAGCAGGCCATGAGCTCACGTCGAGGGCCAACCAAAG AGCCTGCTTTGATGAGAAAGTCTCCCTCGGCTGACAGCCATGTTGGGAAGTCAG CCCGGCCAATGATCGCCACCCTTCCGTTAAGACCCTCGGTGAACAACGGCACCATCCTACCAAAGAAAGGCGGTGGCACTCTGCCCTCCCCATCTGGGTCTGGATCCAGGAAAGACACGAGCACAGCATCCACCAGGAG AATTCTTTCACCGCTGCTCAG CACGGTGAGGAGAGCCAATTCCAATGAGCACGTTGGGTCCCTCACGCGGAAAGATTCGGGCAACTCCAAGGGCAACCGAACTCGTGCGGGGTCCACTGGCAGCAATTCCAGTGGCAAAAGAAGTGACAG CAAGCAGAGGGACCCAGTGTTCAATGCAG GGATGCGACGTGTGACACACTGCAAAG aGGAAGGTtatgtgaaaatgtatttgaaggGCCGTCCCATTACCATGTTCATGCCCAAAGACCAAGTGGATGGCTACTGTCTGGAAGCGAGAGCAGACCTTCCGGCCAGCAAGCTCAAACTGGACTGGGt ATACGGTTACCGCGGTCGAGACTGCCGCTCAAATCTTTACTTGTTGCCCACTGGAGAAACTGTGTACTTCATTGCCTCTGTGGTTGTCCTCTTCAATGTGGACGAGCAGCTGCAGAGACACTACACTGGACACACGGACGATATCAAATG CTTGGCAGTCCACCCCGATAAAATCACCATAGCGACCGGGCAGGTGGCGGGTACGTCTTTAGAGGGGAAA TTGGCGCCACATATTCGCGTGTGGGACTCGGTCAGCCTCAACACCCTCCACGTTCTGGGAGCCGCTTACTTTGAGCGAGCCCTCGTCTGCTTGGCTTTCTCTAAGTCG aatgGAGGAAACACATTGTGTGTTGTTGACGACTCTAATGACCATGTGCTGTCCGTATGGGACTGGCAGCGAGAAGACAGACTGGCTGAGGTCAAG ACATCCAACGACACGGTGTTTGCTGCAGACTTTCACCCGACTGACAGCAACATCCTGGTGACCTGCGGCAAGTCGCATCTCCATTTTTGGAGCTTGGAAACAGGCATGCTGGTCAAAAAGCAAGGACTTTTTGAG AAACAGGAGAAGCCCAAGTTCGTTTTATGTGTGACCTTCGCAGAAAATGGAGATGCCATCACTGGGGACTCAAGTGGAAACATCTTGGTGTGGGGAAAAG GCACTAATCGCATCAGCCACGTCATCCATGGAGCTCACGAAGGCAGCATCTTTGCCCTGTGCATGCTGAGGAATGGCACTCTGGTGACTGGAGGCAAAGACTGCCGCCTCATCTCCTGGGACAGCAGCTACCAGCAGATCCAAACAGTGGAG GTGCCAGATTTGTTTGGTCCTATCCGGACTGTCGCAGAGGGCAGAGGGGAGTCTGTTCTCATTGGAACCACAAAGAACTTTGTTTTGCAAGGCAGCTTGGATGGAGAGTTTGTGCCGATTACTCAG GGTCACACTGATGAGTTGTGGGGTCTGGCCGTACATCCCTGTAGGCCCTATTTTCTCACATGTGGCTATGATAGGCAAGTCTGTATGTGGGATTCCAGTTCACATCAGCTGATCTGGAGTAAAAACATGGAA GACACTGCCCAGTCAGCAGACTTCCACCCATCTGGAACTGTTGTTGCAATAGGAACCCAGATTGGCAG GTGGCTGGTACTGGACACTGACTCAAAGGATTTAGTCACGGTGCACACAGATGGAAATGAGCAACTTTCTGTGATAAGCTTTGGTCGAG ATGGCAACTTCCTGGCCATCGGCTCTCATGACAGCTACATCTATATCTATGCCGTGGCAGAAAATGGCAGGAAGTACAGCAGAGTGGGGAAGTGCTCA GGTCACTCGAGTTTCATCACCCACCTGGACTGGTCGGTCGACTCCCAGTACCTGGTGTCTAACTCAGGAGACTACGAGATACTGTACT GGATCCCCTCCGTGTGCAAACAGGTGGTCAGCATGGAGACCATCAGAGATATTGAATGGGCCACACACAGCTGCACTCTAGGCTTTCAGGTGTTTg GCATGTGGTCTGATGGCTCGGACGGCACCGACATCAATGCTGGCAGCAGATCCAATGATAAGAGCCTCCTCGCTACCGGGGACGACTTTGGGAAGGTCCACCTCTTCTCCTTCCCCTGTTCTCAGTTCAGG GCTCCCAGCCATGTTTATGGAGGCCACAGCAGCCACGTGACCAACGTGACCTTCCTGTATAACGACAGCTGCCTGGTGTCGACTGGGGGGAAGGACATGAGTGTGATGCAATGGAGGATAGTTTGA